The Chryseobacterium shigense genome segment TAAGTGCTGGAATAGGTTACAATAGGGGTTTCCGTATTGTTTTTCCTGATGTATTTAATGGCTTCTATGCCGCTTAATACAGGCATAAACAGTTCTATAATAAACACATCTTCCTGCCTCCTGTAAATCCTGTTTACAAGCTCGTGGCCGTTATTACAGTCATTCAGAAGCATATAGAAAGGATTTTCCATAAGCGTTTTAATCATGATTTTCTTAAAATAGAAATCACTGTCAGCTATAGAAAACCGCACTGTGTTTGATAATAATTTACTCACTTTTAATATCGATTTGGTGTGTGATATTTAAAATTCAGATGCCTAATTTATGAAAAACTTATTAAAGTTGAGATTAAACTTGATTAATTAGGGTTTTCACTAAATTATGTTGGGGAAAATACGTATTGTACATAAATTTTTTTTTTTATATTTTCACAAGCCAAACAAATCACAAAAATATGTCTTCTAACAGGGAAAAAAAATTAAACAAATCTGATGTCAGAGTTGGCATCTGGAAGTTTATTCTGTCTTTCGCCGCTCTCTCGGTGGTGTCTTTTCTGTGTCTGTTCCTGTTTTTTAAAAGCTATAGCATACAACGGGAAGGAATCGTAAGACAGGCAGATGCATACAAAGAACTTATGATGCGGGGCGATGTTCTCAGGACCCATGTAGATAAAATCTATGACCAGATGAACCAGCTTAACATCAACAAAGTCGAAAATGATGTTTTTCTCAAGACCAGGATTATGGATGATGTGAGAGAAGTGAAAAACATTATGGGAAAAGACAGTGTGGATAATTTCAAACATTATGCAGTTCTGATGAAACAGATAGAGCCTATGCTGAAATTAAAGAGTGATATTATAGGAGTGGAATACAATAAAAAGATCATCCTGAGGGACCTTGAAGAATGTATTGCAAAGGTGGGAAAAGCGAACGGACAGCTTAGAAAAGATCCTACAAGGAATTTTACAGGCAAAAGAAGATAATAAAAAAGAAAGCATATGCAGGGAACTATTACACTATCTAAGAAAGAAAGACATTATCAGTTTCTTTATTTAATACTGATGCTTTTAGCAGCTTTGATATTCTTCGGGATTCTTTTTTTAAAAGGATATGAATCTCCATTCTCAGAAGAAGATATAAGAGGAATACAAAGCCTTGAACAGAAAACGGCGTTCGAAGGCCACCAAAAGCTTTTACAGCCCGAAATGGACAGTACCTACACCATGATCAGCAGAATTGCAGATAAATCTCCAGAACCTTTTGCCGAGAATAATATTTTTAACGGGATTAATG includes the following:
- the tssO gene encoding type VI secretion system TssO; the protein is MQGTITLSKKERHYQFLYLILMLLAALIFFGILFLKGYESPFSEEDIRGIQSLEQKTAFEGHQKLLQPEMDSTYTMISRIADKSPEPFAENNIFNGINGLASYFHGNDVMDIRKDAYPQIAKFYKMYFEDKKVISTTTEDIKRFEKEVEDCRIGFKDKQNRLYERENALRARTQ
- the tssO gene encoding type VI secretion system TssO; the protein is MSSNREKKLNKSDVRVGIWKFILSFAALSVVSFLCLFLFFKSYSIQREGIVRQADAYKELMMRGDVLRTHVDKIYDQMNQLNINKVENDVFLKTRIMDDVREVKNIMGKDSVDNFKHYAVLMKQIEPMLKLKSDIIGVEYNKKIILRDLEECIAKVGKANGQLRKDPTRNFTGKRR